Genomic segment of Saccharomycodes ludwigii strain NBRC 1722 chromosome VI, whole genome shotgun sequence:
GTTTGTGCAGATAGCCATAAGCCAATTCTAAAAACCTATCGCCACTAACATAGGACTCCCCAGCTACAGCACCAACACTAGAGCAAACCTGATTAGCTAGAGACACGTCGGAATATCCGGACCCAGAGGGTATGAATTCCGCACATGGGAACTCTCTACCGTGAAACTCGTTGATCATCAAGGATTCAAAAATGTATTGGATAGGATTGATCCAATAAATCCATTTGGACCAACGCAACATTTTAGTTTTTGGAATGGCAAACCCAGCATACATGGACAATGCTAACAAAATAACAGAAGCTGGAACCATTGCTTGTGGGAAACTCGTGGCAGCAGAACCAATACATCTGAAAATATGCGACATACCCAAAGTACATATGAAATTCATcatcaaaaagaaaaagaaaaacccAGGCTTCCTTCTATAGTTCACCATGAAGTAAAAGATAACGTTAAAGCAGATACTAATGGTGAGCTTGGCCGGTAGTTCGGAAATGATTGAAGAAAGCGCTTCAGCAGATGGGTGGTACAAGGCATATCTCTTGTGTTTTTCCACAATTGGTCTAGCTTCAAATAAAGACATAATTTCCAACATGGACGAGAAGGCGTTGAACAAAACGGCTAAAAACATACTTGCACCACGAGAATAAAATGTTGATGTTGTCGTATGCAACATTCCTTTATAAAACATCGATGATAAAACTAAGGCCATTGCAGAATTACCAACCACAGTAAAGACTGATAGTCCCATATTATTCCTTATTCTTTGTAAATTTCTGAtcaataaatatttcaCTTGCATACCATAATCCAATACATATGGCGAACTTGGCCTAGCCCTCTTTGTTTGTCTGGCAACATGAGCCTCATGAATTTCTTCTTTGGCAACAtcgtcattttttttcaaatattcaTCAATGTCTACTAGCAATTGTTTATAATCTTGAGAATTCTTCCAATAGTGTTCCATTTCTTCGGCAGTAGTTGGCACCTTAATTCCACGCTTAATATAATCAGGATTAACAATACGTTCAGCTGGATTGGTGACGGCCGTTAAAAAATCAGCCGTTGTTTGTCTTGCTGGCGAGACATATCCCATTTCCTCAAAGTATTTTTTGGCCCTATTACTATACCCGAAAAAAATCTGATACCCCTCACTCAAAACAGAAACTTTGTTAAACAGGTCATAGGCATCTTGCGAACATTGGTAAATGGCAACACAAGCACTGGAATTGGTGATATCTGCACTCGTTTTTAAGGCTTTTACAAATTCCAATGAAGTAGCAGAATCCAACCCTCTAGTAGCGTTATCCCAACATTGAAATTTGGAACCACAAATAGAAACTTCAGAGATAGAAACTCTCTTACGCTCACCACCGGAAACACCACGAATAAAATCGTCACCCACTTTGGTATCTCGTGTATGACTCAAACCATAGGTGGCCATGGTGACTTCCGTGATGTGTTTGGCAAATTCTTCTCTGCTAACCCCTTTAATACGATTTCTTGGGGTGACTAACCGAGCAACAGTATTCAAAGTCTGATAAACGGTCAAATGAGGAAAATGGATATCAGCCTCAGCGTTATAAACAACGTCTCCTCTGTAATGttttttgatttctttTGGAGTTAAACCTTCATATGAAATAATAGTCTCTGGATCAATGCTAAAACCGTGGGTATTAGAAGAAATGGATTTCAACAAAGTAGTACAACCAGAACCCGGTCTACCTAAAACAACTAATAATTCACCTGGTTTTATTAGGCCATCCATaggttttaaaatatcaaaggTGTCTTCCTTCCTTCTCTTCCTTAAATGACGATAAACATATTGAATGGCTTTTATTGGCATATTGCCGATAGTGGATTGATAAGAAACATCGTTAGAATCACCAAAGGCCCTCAAGTTCTTATAACAGCAACCTAAAATATAAggtttataataatcaggGTCATTCGTCATGATCTTGCTCAAGTTTTTAATCCAACACGCGGATGAAAATTCGTCACTGTTGGGATCCAACTTTGGGTCATAATCCTGGTCAAAATTGCTAAAAAAGGGACCAACATTACCACTGGAATTACTTGCCACATCGGAATAAATATtagtgttgttgttatcaGCGTTCAGTGAATTATGGGTATTGGAATAAGTAGTAGAATTATTAGTAAATGTGCGGGccaaatttttgatattctTTTCCGCCTCTTTATCCAAACCTTCATATATGTTGAGTCTATTTATAGACGAAGATGAACtagaattattttgtttgttcTGATTGTTCATAGTGTTGTTGCTATCACGAATATCAAGTTCATCAGAGTTTATGTCTGTtgcaaatttttcattttgcTCACCATCACTTTCGTGGGTTTTAGTAGGATATGACATTTTTCTGAACTTTTGtaaatgctttttttttttatttattcaacTGATTATAACTGtgttctttttatttacttatttatttatttattttttttttttttttcctatttaTTTAGGGGATACTTTTGTTGATTATTCTGTATTGAAATTGAAGATGagatggaaaaaaaataactatagataaaatagaaaataggaaataggaaaaagaaaaaaaaaaaaaaagaagggtATATATCAAAAGATTGcttatgtttatatatgtgtatatatttcaaaagataaagaaataaaaaaaaagaaaaaaagaaataaaatcgCAGTTGTTAATGTATATAGACGTAAAAATGTATCGTTTGACTATATTTTAGTAAAAAGGAACATAATAATTACAGTATATAGCATAAATTAGTGATGTTAACTTATTGTTTGATAATGgatgattttattatttgattaataatccatttttcttaaataaattaggtgtaaagaaagaaaaagaaagaaaaaatcaaaatttaaGTGTTCCGAGGAACCGAGCCTTTGTCATGCATGGTTGTGCATAATTCTCTGATGGAAAGAgaaatctaaaaaaaaagaaagaaaaacacctttttcctttttgttgttgttgtatttagtaataaacaactaaatataaactctcaattttaaatttaagcACCCGAGCAGCCGAGAGTACCATTCCCCTACCtcttaaagaaaatgagAGGGGCGGAGAAagttaatatatatatatttgttatatattattttttcctctttccACGAAacgattaaaaaaaaaaaaaaaagaaaagccgTATGTCACTTTATTtactgataaaaatatatgtatataacACATAGTAAAATATAAGGGTTCCGTGGTTCTGAAATTAGATacaaaatagaaaatgaaaaagagaaattaTCGTCGATACAAACACgatttccttttcttttctccggtaataataataaatgttCCTTGTATCTTTTTCGCTAACTCTAAAATCCTCGGATATGTGGATTTTACCATGAATAACCTTTAAATTGATCAATTACTAATCAACGCTTAATATTACCAATATAATTTTGAGGCTTAGAACTtataattgaataaaaataaaaaattatttatgatAATTAGTTAcactttatatttttcttttccaacAAGTCTCTTCCTAATCCCTACATATTAAATGAAAGGAAGGATAAgtgtttaaaatatatgtatacaTCTGCTTTAACTTTGAAACTATATGAATGGCACataaatgtttatttttgttttttatttttgaaatggCTTGTCTTCTCTTTTCCTCTATatctaaaacaaaaaaattaatatcagtattaataaatattatcagCAACATTGGTATTACAATATCTCCAAAAATAACACTTTCTGAGTACAATGACGCTAGTTTCTCATTGTCATGGTCTGTGTGTCAATCCCCTACCATCACTATTAAAAAGAGCGGGTTCCTATGTATATTGTTAAATTATCactttttaaagttttttcctttttttttttttttttttttttttttttgtctcttGATAAGCTTAAGAGGCATTTGCAATGCTAAAATGCATCACAATGTAAAGATGTAATTTGACAAAATGACCATCTTTTCCCATGGAAAATCCATTATGTATAGCAAATATGGTGAAGATCATGATATTGAACGAAAGATGTACCATTACTAAGTACGTAAACAACCTTATTTAGAAATTAGACATCCACAAAAGCACAGCCACACCTCCCACTTACACATCAAGATATTCAATCTTTTGCGGCATGTGTGGTAAATTTTCAGATTATATTTACACGTGATACTTAGCCGAAAATGTTTCATCAACATGCTCAATTATCGCGGTAGTGAATAATTACTTATCCAATAATGTGTAACTTACTCAACGCATAGCCTAGAAGAAATACTATTCAGAGGTGGCAGTCATACTGGGTGTAGCAATCATATCACCTGCGAGTATTGTTTACACACTGTCCATCTTTCATATTATCAAGTAACGACATGATAGTATATAATTAAGTATAAAGCGATAGCATCAAATATCCATTATGGGAAACTCGTATCGTATATACTTATTAGCTTATTATCTACCCAAATCCTAGATGTGGATAAAATTCTGCCaattaccattattgttaaatgGACAACAAGGATCACTGTTTTAATACCTTATTCGCAATACAAGATTATATTTGATCAGTtgagaattaaaaaatataaaggtATATAAAGGGCTAGTTTttgattcttttttttttttttttttttttttctatttcatTTCCCTCgcatttaaaagaaattaaaagaaaaaaagaattaacaaaatgtattaaattttttacgCAGTCAACTACCACAATTTTGGTTTCGAAATAGGAGAAGGAAAAAGGGATGGAAACACGTGCCAACACAAAAAGggtaaaatgaaaacacAAAACTATGTGAAATAAATCGTTAAAACctgtatatataaaactataacattataaatttactaaaaaatataaaaactcAAATCATActcattgaaaaaaatcattggGTAGCGTTGATAGCTTCAGTCAATTTAGCTTGAGCAACCAAGTTACTTGGAGCATCAAATTCAGGCAACATAACTTCAATAAGTCTGATCTTGTCGTTCTTGTTGAAAGCAGCATCCTTGGTCAACTTGTTCCATTCACCAGTGGTGGCAACTCTCAAAGATTCAGAGTCCTTAGCACCGAAGGTATCCAAAAGTTTCAAGTGCTTCCATGGTTGAATGTTGTTGTATTGAGCCTTTGGACCGTGaatcaatttttcaatagtGTAACCGTCGTTGTTCAAGACAAACAAGTATGGAGTTAAACCCCATCTGATCATGGTGGAGATTTCTTGAACAGTCAATTGCAAAGAACCATCACCGACAAACAAGATAACTCTTCTGGATTTGTCAAGTTCTTGGGCAGCAAAAGCAGCACCTAAGGTAGCA
This window contains:
- a CDS encoding pleiotropic drug resistance family ABC transporter (similar to Saccharomyces cerevisiae YOR153W | PDR5 | Pleiotropic Drug Resistance (paralog of YDR406W | PDR15)), with product MSYPTKTHESDGEQNEKFATDINSDELDIRDSNNTMNNQNKQNNSSSSSSINRLNIYEGLDKEAEKNIKNLARTFTNNSTTYSNTHNSLNADNNNTNIYSDVASNSSGNVGPFFSNFDQDYDPKLDPNSDEFSSACWIKNLSKIMTNDPDYYKPYILGCCYKNLRAFGDSNDVSYQSTIGNMPIKAIQYVYRHLRKRRKEDTFDILKPMDGLIKPGELLVVLGRPGSGCTTLLKSISSNTHGFSIDPETIISYEGLTPKEIKKHYRGDVVYNAEADIHFPHLTVYQTLNTVARLVTPRNRIKGVSREEFAKHITEVTMATYGLSHTRDTKVGDDFIRGVSGGERKRVSISEVSICGSKFQCWDNATRGLDSATSLEFVKALKTSADITNSSACVAIYQCSQDAYDLFNKVSVLSEGYQIFFGYSNRAKKYFEEMGYVSPARQTTADFLTAVTNPAERIVNPDYIKRGIKVPTTAEEMEHYWKNSQDYKQLLVDIDEYLKKNDDVAKEEIHEAHVARQTKRARPSSPYVLDYGMQVKYLLIRNLQRIRNNMGLSVFTVVGNSAMALVLSSMFYKGMLHTTTSTFYSRGASMFLAVLFNAFSSMLEIMSLFEARPIVEKHKRYALYHPSAEALSSIISELPAKLTISICFNVIFYFMVNYRRKPGFFFFFLMMNFICTLGMSHIFRCIGSAATSFPQAMVPASVILLALSMYAGFAIPKTKMLRWSKWIYWINPIQYIFESLMINEFHGREFPCAEFIPSGSGYSDVSLANQVCSSVGAVAGESYVSGDRFLELAYGYLHKHKWRGFGVACAYAVFFLGVYLVFCEYNESAKQKGEVLVFPASVIRRMKKLHPKKRLDIESGGNSEKVASSPNKELVLNDSSNSTSSGNNEEFNLFASNAIFHWRDVKYEVKIKNETKRILDGVDGWVKPGTLTALMGASGAGKTTLLDCLASRVTMGVITGNIFVDGHLRDNSFARSIGYCQQQDLHLSTATVRESLRFSAYLRQPSSVSKQEKDEYVEEVIRILEMEQYADAVVGVAGEGLNVEQRKRLTVGVELAAKPKLLLFLDEPTSGLDSQTAWSICQLMRKLADNGQAILCTIHQPSALLMQEFDRLLFMQRGGKTVYFGDLGKGCKTMINYFEENGAHKCPEDANPAEWMLEVVGAAPGSHANQDYHEVWLKSEERTKVIEELNHMEQTLSTGNNNTDASDEKEAHSEFATSISYQCYLVTVRLFQQYWRTPSYLYSKFFLTIYSELFIGFTFFKADHSLQGLQNQMLSVFMFTVLFNPVLQQYLPTYTRQRDLYEARERPSRTFSWKAFIISQIIVEVPWNILAGTVAYFIYYYPVAFYRNAPTSQQLHERGALFWLFATAFYTYIGSFALMVAAPFEVAGNGGNLASLFFTMALSFCGTMVTPELMPRFWIFMYRVSPLTYFIDGALSTAVANTYVKCSPYEYVKMIPPVGKTCQEYLGTYLTNAGTGYLLDPNATDTCSLCTVSDTNTFLSSVSSHYSKRWRNWGIFICYIAINYIFAVFLYWLCRVPKKSRMAK